The following proteins are encoded in a genomic region of Variovorax paradoxus:
- a CDS encoding alpha/beta fold hydrolase, translating into MKKFSSLLRAFACMGVAAMQLAAPADAATPAAAPARPTVVLVHGAFAESGSWNDVARDLRARSFPVIAAANPLRGVKSDADYVAAIVGSIQGPVVLVGHSYGGSVISAAADGKPNVRALVFVAAFAPEVGESAADLSGKFPGSTLGPALAAPVLLPDGSKDLYIRQDKFAEQFAGDVAPALAQSMAVSQRPITEGALGEAAPAAAWKAVPSWFIYGDRDKNIPPAALAFMAERAKSMKTVVVKGASHVVMTSQPKPVARLIVEAAQAVQAKALPEARGGQ; encoded by the coding sequence ATGAAGAAGTTCTCCAGTCTGCTGCGCGCCTTCGCCTGCATGGGCGTCGCGGCGATGCAGCTCGCGGCGCCGGCGGACGCAGCAACGCCGGCTGCCGCGCCCGCGCGACCCACCGTCGTGCTGGTCCATGGCGCATTCGCAGAATCAGGAAGCTGGAACGACGTGGCACGCGACCTCCGCGCCCGGAGCTTTCCCGTCATCGCGGCCGCCAATCCGCTGCGCGGCGTGAAGTCGGACGCGGACTATGTCGCGGCGATCGTGGGCTCGATCCAGGGCCCGGTCGTCCTCGTGGGCCATTCGTACGGAGGCTCCGTGATCTCCGCAGCGGCAGATGGAAAGCCCAACGTCCGCGCGCTGGTGTTCGTGGCGGCGTTCGCCCCCGAGGTGGGCGAGTCGGCGGCCGATCTGTCGGGGAAGTTTCCTGGAAGCACGCTGGGCCCGGCGCTCGCAGCGCCGGTGCTGCTGCCGGACGGGAGCAAGGACCTCTACATCCGCCAGGACAAGTTCGCCGAGCAGTTCGCCGGCGACGTGGCGCCGGCACTCGCCCAGTCGATGGCGGTGTCGCAGCGCCCCATCACCGAAGGTGCGCTGGGAGAGGCCGCGCCCGCCGCCGCGTGGAAGGCCGTGCCTTCGTGGTTCATCTATGGCGATCGCGACAAGAACATTCCGCCTGCCGCGCTGGCTTTCATGGCCGAGCGTGCGAAGTCGATGAAGACGGTCGTGGTCAAGGGCGCTTCGCACGTGGTGATGACTTCGCAGCCGAAGCCGGTGGCCCGCTTGATCGTCGAAGCCGCCCAGGCGGTGCAGGCGAAAGCGCTGCCTGAGGCGCGGGGCGGGCAATGA
- a CDS encoding winged helix-turn-helix domain-containing protein: MYEIGVGAQAFPAQAPVATAIGWSEVRWRFGAFVLWETQRRLERVGQRVRLGPRAFELLLQLLKRRGEVVDKEQLLATVWAGVVVEESSVRVHISSLRKALGKPNDSVNCKEWISNIPLRGYRFNGTVFREEVDPSSAEEERLLAGTLPAPSFTKMPERLTRLVGRGADMERVLGALATRWLVTIVSAGGMGKTRAAIWAAESHSERTGVPLAFVDLSPLVSRAHVAGTVARALGVPPDAVETTPAILRRLAGREALLVIDNCEHMLDPLAALVAELLAALPGLCILATSREAIRIEGEHVVRLWPLALPGAGCAALAEAMASPAVELLVERAKAAGARAFGDADAAQLAAIVRQVDGIPLRSNWWLRAWASSRSAILRRG; the protein is encoded by the coding sequence ATGTACGAGATCGGCGTCGGCGCCCAGGCCTTTCCCGCCCAGGCACCCGTCGCCACGGCGATTGGATGGAGCGAGGTCCGTTGGCGGTTCGGCGCGTTCGTTCTCTGGGAGACCCAACGCCGGCTGGAGCGGGTCGGGCAACGCGTTCGACTGGGCCCCCGAGCGTTCGAGCTGCTGCTGCAGCTGCTCAAGCGGCGCGGCGAGGTCGTCGACAAGGAGCAACTGCTCGCCACCGTCTGGGCCGGCGTGGTGGTGGAGGAATCCAGTGTCCGTGTCCACATCTCGTCGCTTCGCAAGGCCCTGGGCAAGCCGAACGACAGCGTCAACTGCAAGGAGTGGATCTCCAACATCCCGCTGCGCGGGTATCGCTTCAACGGGACTGTGTTTCGCGAGGAAGTCGATCCCTCGAGCGCAGAGGAAGAACGCCTGCTGGCTGGTACCCTGCCCGCACCGTCGTTCACGAAGATGCCGGAACGGCTCACGCGGCTGGTCGGGCGCGGCGCCGACATGGAGCGTGTGCTGGGGGCGCTCGCCACGCGCTGGCTGGTCACCATCGTCAGTGCAGGTGGCATGGGAAAGACCCGTGCCGCTATCTGGGCGGCCGAAAGCCATTCGGAGCGCACAGGCGTTCCGCTCGCCTTCGTCGACCTTTCTCCGCTTGTCTCGCGCGCCCATGTGGCCGGCACGGTGGCGCGCGCGCTGGGCGTGCCGCCGGACGCCGTCGAGACGACGCCGGCAATCCTGCGGCGACTCGCAGGCCGGGAGGCGCTCCTGGTGATCGACAACTGCGAGCACATGCTGGATCCGCTCGCGGCGCTCGTCGCCGAACTGCTCGCGGCCTTGCCCGGCCTGTGCATCCTCGCGACGAGCCGCGAGGCGATCCGCATCGAAGGAGAGCATGTGGTTCGGCTGTGGCCCCTCGCGCTGCCGGGTGCCGGCTGCGCCGCGCTGGCCGAGGCCATGGCCTCGCCGGCGGTCGAGCTGCTGGTCGAGCGCGCGAAAGCCGCGGGCGCACGCGCATTCGGCGACGCGGACGCCGCGCAACTCGCCGCCATCGTGCGGCAGGTGGATGGCATCCCCTTGCGATCGAACTGGTGGCTGCGCGCCTGGGCGTCCAGTCGATCGGCGATCTTGCGCCGAGGCTGA
- a CDS encoding LysR family transcriptional regulator yields MTTSALPSRSPSPIPVAQRADPLASSFATSYAGVVAFIAVVTEGSFARAADRLGIGRSAVSRSVQKLEDQLNVRLFLRTTRSTTLTREGDLFYANCHAGVDRIVQAVEEMRDLRQGPPRGHLRISAAVAFGRRVVAPLLGDFRATYPEITIDLLLNDKPTDFTSDRVDIAFRNGRMEDAQIIAKQIIPMQLLLCASPAYQQAHGLPTSLEGLAGHECINLRSSSGRILEWEFKVAGQMRKLAPAAKLTYNDADLVLQAALDGHGIAQLPGFLACKSLRTGALVTCLSQCAPDDSGHYICYLSRQHLPSRMRAFIDFMTQRIRAADADCLTDISPKPRAETEIGADATTA; encoded by the coding sequence ATGACAACTTCTGCCCTCCCTTCGCGTTCGCCCTCTCCCATCCCTGTCGCGCAGCGCGCGGACCCGCTGGCCTCCAGCTTCGCCACGAGCTATGCGGGGGTCGTCGCTTTCATCGCGGTGGTCACGGAAGGCAGCTTCGCCCGCGCCGCCGACCGCCTGGGCATCGGCCGGTCAGCGGTGAGCCGCAGCGTCCAGAAGCTGGAGGACCAGCTCAACGTACGGCTCTTCCTGCGCACCACCCGCAGCACGACGCTCACGCGGGAAGGCGACCTCTTCTACGCCAACTGCCATGCCGGTGTCGACCGGATCGTCCAGGCGGTCGAGGAAATGCGCGATCTCCGGCAGGGCCCGCCGCGCGGCCACCTGCGCATCAGCGCGGCGGTCGCGTTCGGCCGCCGGGTCGTCGCGCCCCTTCTGGGCGACTTCCGCGCGACGTACCCGGAGATCACCATCGACCTGTTGCTGAACGACAAGCCGACCGACTTCACCTCGGACCGCGTCGACATCGCGTTCCGCAACGGCCGCATGGAAGACGCCCAGATCATCGCCAAGCAGATCATCCCGATGCAGCTGCTGCTCTGCGCCTCCCCTGCCTACCAGCAGGCGCACGGGCTGCCCACCAGCCTGGAAGGCCTGGCCGGCCATGAGTGCATCAACCTGCGTTCCTCCTCCGGACGCATCCTCGAGTGGGAGTTCAAGGTGGCAGGCCAGATGCGCAAGCTGGCCCCCGCGGCCAAGCTCACCTACAACGACGCGGACCTGGTGCTCCAGGCGGCGCTCGATGGCCACGGCATCGCCCAGCTCCCGGGCTTTCTGGCCTGCAAATCGCTGAGAACGGGCGCGCTGGTCACGTGCCTGAGCCAGTGCGCGCCCGACGACAGCGGCCACTACATCTGCTACCTGAGCCGGCAACACCTGCCTTCGCGGATGCGTGCATTCATCGATTTCATGACACAGCGGATCCGGGCCGCGGACGCGGACTGCCTCACCGATATCAGCCCGAAGCCGCGGGCCGAAACCGAGATTGGTGCCGACGCGACAACAGCGTGA
- a CDS encoding alpha/beta fold hydrolase, whose amino-acid sequence MKSTQNPSRRHLIATGAAVATGTLAFGMQEAAGAAATRNRSVQPRSPATTSSTITTPDGTRIYYKDWGDGPVVTFSHGWPLNADAWDGQMHFLARNGFRVIAHDRRGHGRSSQSSSHNDMNGYADDLAVLFNTLDLKKVTMVGHSTGGGEVVRYIGRHGTQRVAKAVLIGAVPPIMVKSAANPEGLPIEVFDGIRAGVAGDRSQFYKEFALPFYGANRPGAKVSQGVLDQFWLWSMQSGQKNAYECIEAFSETDFTEDLKKIDVPTLILHGEDDQIVPVHDSAKKSVQLVKGAKAIYYPGAPHGLTTTLQDKVNADLLAFLKS is encoded by the coding sequence ATGAAGAGCACACAGAACCCTTCGCGCCGACACCTCATTGCGACCGGCGCCGCCGTCGCTACCGGAACCCTCGCGTTCGGCATGCAGGAAGCAGCCGGCGCAGCCGCCACCCGCAACCGTTCGGTCCAGCCCCGGAGCCCCGCCACGACGAGCAGCACCATCACCACGCCCGACGGCACCCGGATCTACTACAAGGACTGGGGCGACGGCCCCGTCGTCACCTTCTCCCATGGTTGGCCGCTCAATGCCGACGCATGGGACGGGCAGATGCACTTCCTGGCACGCAACGGCTTTCGCGTCATCGCGCATGACCGCCGCGGCCATGGCCGCTCGAGCCAGTCGTCCTCCCACAACGACATGAACGGCTACGCCGACGACCTCGCGGTGCTTTTCAACACGCTCGACCTCAAGAAGGTCACGATGGTCGGCCACTCGACCGGCGGCGGCGAGGTGGTTCGCTACATCGGCCGACACGGCACTCAGCGCGTGGCCAAGGCCGTGCTCATCGGCGCGGTGCCGCCGATCATGGTGAAGTCCGCGGCGAATCCGGAAGGCCTGCCGATCGAGGTGTTCGACGGCATCCGCGCCGGTGTGGCCGGCGACCGCTCGCAGTTCTACAAGGAGTTCGCCCTTCCCTTCTACGGCGCCAACCGTCCGGGCGCGAAGGTGTCGCAAGGCGTGCTCGACCAGTTCTGGCTCTGGAGCATGCAAAGCGGCCAGAAGAACGCCTACGAGTGCATCGAGGCCTTCTCCGAGACCGACTTCACCGAAGACCTGAAGAAGATCGATGTGCCGACGCTGATCCTGCACGGCGAGGACGACCAGATCGTGCCGGTGCACGACTCCGCGAAGAAGTCGGTCCAGCTCGTCAAGGGCGCCAAGGCGATCTACTACCCGGGCGCGCCGCACGGGCTGACCACCACGCTGCAAGACAAGGTGAATGCGGATCTCCTCGCCTTCCTGAAGAGCTGA
- a CDS encoding acyloxyacyl hydrolase — translation MSNALSHRNHAASRRRERRTIAWLCAGLCFVHLGAAAAQEFARPSSAFVQTGSAPGTRTLTVGLSWDLPYRWKLGPGDLSSYLEASYAYWQIQPPNRAGLSHLSQLALTPVLRYRPADGTSPWFFETGLGVTATSSVYRTRRKSFSTSFNFGTHLAVGRSFGEQRQHELALRLEHFSNAGIKQPNPGENFIQIRYARRF, via the coding sequence ATGTCAAACGCCCTCTCTCATCGAAATCACGCCGCATCGCGGCGCCGTGAACGCCGCACCATCGCATGGCTCTGCGCCGGACTCTGCTTCGTGCACCTCGGCGCCGCCGCCGCGCAGGAATTTGCCCGCCCCTCCTCCGCATTCGTACAGACGGGCTCGGCCCCCGGCACGAGAACACTGACGGTCGGACTCAGCTGGGACCTGCCCTACCGGTGGAAATTGGGGCCCGGCGACCTGAGCAGCTATCTGGAAGCTTCCTACGCGTACTGGCAGATCCAACCGCCGAACCGGGCCGGGCTTTCGCATCTGTCCCAGCTCGCGTTGACGCCGGTGCTGCGCTACCGCCCCGCGGATGGCACTTCGCCCTGGTTCTTCGAAACCGGGCTGGGCGTGACCGCCACATCGTCGGTCTACAGGACCCGTCGCAAGAGCTTCTCGACCAGCTTCAACTTCGGCACGCACCTGGCGGTCGGCCGCAGCTTCGGCGAGCAGCGCCAGCATGAGCTCGCCTTGCGCCTGGAGCATTTCTCGAACGCGGGCATCAAGCAGCCGAATCCCGGGGAGAACTTCATTCAGATCCGATACGCACGCCGCTTCTAG
- a CDS encoding cupin domain-containing protein: MIKIARSLGLTLLFATGAAMAQHTASHGAAKDAKITSLLTQEMKDIPGKEVLMITVDYPPGATDPVHRHDAHSFVYVLEGSIVMAVKGGKEVTLKAGDTFYEGPDDIHTVGRNASKIRSAKFVVMLVKNKGAEFFVPVK; encoded by the coding sequence ATGATCAAGATCGCAAGAAGCCTCGGGCTCACCCTGCTGTTCGCCACCGGCGCTGCAATGGCCCAACACACTGCGTCGCACGGCGCCGCCAAGGACGCCAAGATCACATCGCTCCTGACGCAGGAAATGAAGGACATCCCCGGCAAGGAAGTGCTGATGATCACGGTGGACTATCCGCCCGGCGCCACCGACCCCGTGCACCGGCACGACGCACACAGCTTCGTGTACGTGCTCGAGGGTTCGATCGTGATGGCCGTCAAGGGCGGAAAGGAAGTGACGCTGAAGGCCGGCGACACCTTCTATGAAGGCCCGGACGACATCCACACCGTGGGACGCAACGCAAGCAAGATCCGCTCCGCGAAGTTCGTGGTCATGCTCGTGAAGAACAAGGGCGCGGAGTTCTTCGTTCCAGTGAAATAG
- a CDS encoding peroxiredoxin-like family protein — protein sequence MEPLLPSFGDNDDANAVFDATGIAARARRAGDLAPDATLPDGSGRPVRLSDVWRTGPLVLVFYRGGWCSYCSLQLRAWHQRADDLARLGATLLAVSPQMSEHSTPAAEDARPAFTVLSDSNLEAANGFELAYTLPPELVSFYGAVGTDIPVLNGNGLWVLPVPATYVIDEEGRIRFAHIEEDIRKRAEPDDVLRAIEDLVRHRAAAARAC from the coding sequence GTGGAACCGCTACTTCCATCCTTTGGCGACAACGACGACGCCAACGCGGTCTTCGACGCCACCGGCATCGCGGCCCGCGCCAGGCGTGCCGGCGACCTCGCACCCGACGCAACCTTGCCTGACGGCTCCGGACGGCCGGTGCGGCTCTCGGACGTGTGGCGCACGGGGCCGCTCGTGCTGGTGTTCTACCGCGGCGGATGGTGCAGCTACTGCAGCCTTCAGCTGAGGGCATGGCACCAGCGCGCGGACGATCTGGCGCGGCTCGGCGCCACGCTGCTCGCGGTCTCGCCGCAGATGTCCGAGCATTCGACGCCCGCGGCGGAAGACGCGCGTCCGGCTTTCACCGTGCTCAGCGATTCCAACCTCGAGGCCGCGAACGGCTTCGAGCTGGCCTACACGCTGCCTCCCGAACTCGTCAGCTTCTACGGTGCGGTGGGCACCGACATTCCCGTCCTGAACGGCAACGGCCTCTGGGTCTTGCCCGTTCCTGCCACCTATGTGATCGACGAGGAAGGCCGCATCCGCTTCGCGCATATCGAGGAAGACATCCGCAAGCGCGCCGAGCCCGACGACGTGCTGCGCGCGATCGAAGACCTCGTGCGGCACCGTGCCGCGGCAGCGCGGGCCTGCTAG
- a CDS encoding SDR family oxidoreductase encodes MKIVVIGGSGLIGSKVVIKLRDAGHEVVAASPATGVNTITGEGLAEALAGAQVVLDVANSPSFEDKAVLEFFETSGRNLMAAEAAAGVKHHVALSIVGTDRLAGSGYARGKMAQEKLIRESTIPYTIVHSTQFFEFLGGIAQSGTDGDAVRLSPAFVQPIASDDVAAAVADYTLGTPVNGVVEIAGPERVRLSDLVQRFLARTNDPRKVIHDVHARYFGAELKDDTLVPGANPRIGALGFEAWFALPKPAH; translated from the coding sequence TTGAAGATCGTCGTCATCGGCGGCTCGGGCCTCATCGGTTCGAAGGTCGTCATCAAGCTGCGCGACGCCGGCCACGAGGTCGTCGCCGCATCGCCCGCCACAGGCGTCAACACCATCACCGGCGAAGGCCTGGCCGAGGCCCTCGCGGGCGCCCAGGTGGTGCTGGACGTGGCGAACTCGCCCTCGTTCGAGGACAAGGCCGTGCTCGAGTTCTTCGAAACCTCGGGGCGGAACCTGATGGCCGCGGAAGCCGCGGCGGGCGTGAAGCACCACGTCGCGCTGTCGATCGTCGGCACGGATCGCCTCGCCGGGAGCGGCTATGCCCGCGGCAAGATGGCGCAGGAAAAACTCATCCGGGAATCGACGATCCCCTACACCATCGTCCATTCGACGCAGTTCTTCGAGTTCCTCGGCGGCATCGCGCAATCGGGCACCGATGGCGATGCCGTGCGCCTCTCGCCGGCGTTCGTGCAGCCGATCGCGTCGGACGACGTCGCCGCCGCCGTGGCGGACTACACCCTGGGCACACCGGTGAACGGCGTGGTGGAGATTGCCGGGCCCGAACGGGTTCGCCTGTCCGATCTCGTGCAGCGATTTCTCGCCAGGACCAACGACCCGCGCAAGGTCATCCACGACGTGCACGCCCGCTACTTCGGCGCGGAGCTGAAGGACGACACGCTCGTGCCGGGAGCCAACCCGCGCATCGGCGCGCTCGGCTTCGAGGCATGGTTCGCGCTGCCCAAGCCTGCGCACTGA
- a CDS encoding Ohr family peroxiredoxin yields the protein MSTQKDRAAAPATVAGQSGSLQAPPVALLDKYKGQEFEGIYSTAVTVSGGEAEHGRASGVARSDDGNLNLELRLPAALGGEGGGTNPEQLFAAAYAACFHGALNLLAAKKKIPVHDATVQVSVAFGRDPVDGLFMLTADVRIDLPGVEKSVAEELVRSTERFCPYAKMARNGITSIVALAT from the coding sequence ATGTCCACGCAGAAAGATCGAGCCGCCGCCCCCGCGACTGTCGCCGGGCAATCCGGCTCATTGCAAGCGCCGCCTGTCGCTCTGCTCGACAAGTACAAGGGGCAGGAATTCGAGGGAATCTATTCGACGGCCGTCACGGTGAGCGGCGGCGAAGCGGAACACGGACGTGCCTCGGGCGTGGCCCGCTCGGACGACGGCAACCTCAACCTGGAGTTGCGGCTCCCTGCCGCGCTCGGCGGCGAAGGTGGCGGAACCAACCCGGAGCAGCTGTTCGCGGCGGCCTATGCCGCGTGCTTCCATGGCGCGCTGAACCTGCTTGCGGCGAAGAAGAAGATTCCGGTCCACGACGCCACCGTGCAGGTGTCCGTCGCTTTCGGGCGCGATCCCGTCGATGGACTCTTCATGCTCACCGCCGATGTCCGGATCGATCTGCCCGGCGTCGAGAAGAGCGTGGCCGAGGAGTTGGTGCGCAGCACCGAAAGATTCTGCCCCTACGCCAAGATGGCGCGCAACGGCATCACCAGCATCGTCGCGCTCGCGACTTAG
- a CDS encoding acyltransferase family protein yields MQYNPALDGVRALSILAVVLFHGKVPGAAGGFVGLDMFFVLSGYLITSLLAAEYRNGAIDIGRFYARRALRLYPTLLLVVAAYLGLAPVLWPAEDRWLSAALAALYVYDYALAFSHMAYTIGHTWSLGVEEKFYLLWPLVLPLLLRTRHPVGWLVSAFFAVTAWRYFVAVNWTWPQAYFSFDTRMSGILLGAIAARTRFKVSRPTLAIACVALLFLVAMPSLPTSHQIEAVTLRITLAELSAFVLVCHAAEHAGSAFLSSRPMVYVGRLSYGIYLWHFPMVLLLRDTQPLWVTLSATLAFSFTMAAICLHLVDTPLRRWRQNTWARAPGAA; encoded by the coding sequence ATGCAATACAACCCCGCGCTCGACGGTGTTCGGGCGCTGTCCATCCTTGCCGTCGTCCTGTTCCACGGCAAGGTCCCCGGTGCGGCGGGCGGATTCGTGGGGCTGGACATGTTCTTCGTCCTTTCCGGCTACCTCATCACCTCGCTGCTGGCGGCGGAGTACCGCAACGGCGCGATCGACATCGGCCGCTTCTACGCCCGCCGGGCGTTGCGGCTGTACCCGACGCTGCTGCTCGTGGTGGCGGCCTACCTGGGACTGGCGCCCGTCCTCTGGCCGGCGGAGGACCGCTGGCTGTCCGCCGCGCTCGCCGCGCTCTACGTCTACGACTACGCGCTGGCCTTCTCGCACATGGCCTACACCATCGGCCACACATGGTCGCTCGGGGTGGAGGAGAAGTTCTACCTGCTGTGGCCCCTGGTGCTGCCGCTCCTGCTGCGCACCAGGCATCCGGTCGGCTGGCTCGTTTCGGCTTTCTTCGCGGTCACGGCCTGGCGGTACTTCGTGGCCGTCAACTGGACCTGGCCGCAAGCATATTTCAGCTTCGACACGCGAATGAGCGGCATCCTTCTCGGCGCCATCGCGGCCCGGACCCGCTTCAAGGTCTCGAGGCCGACCCTCGCCATCGCCTGCGTGGCATTGCTGTTCCTCGTTGCGATGCCTTCGCTGCCGACGAGCCACCAGATCGAGGCGGTCACGCTGCGCATCACATTGGCGGAGCTCTCGGCCTTCGTGCTGGTCTGCCATGCCGCCGAGCACGCGGGATCGGCGTTCCTCTCGTCACGGCCGATGGTGTACGTCGGCAGGCTCTCCTACGGCATCTACCTCTGGCACTTTCCGATGGTGCTGCTGCTTCGCGATACGCAGCCGCTGTGGGTGACGCTCAGCGCGACGCTCGCGTTCTCGTTCACCATGGCCGCAATCTGCCTGCACCTCGTGGACACGCCGCTCAGGAGATGGCGCCAGAACACATGGGCGAGGGCCCCGGGCGCCGCCTGA
- a CDS encoding CocE/NonD family hydrolase, translating to MKKFITAVATLAAAFACSFAAHGQKGALDPDTGLPASQPFDFPAQGPAAQFWAKRLTGYLTTSDGIRLRYSVLLPAASGRFPVVLSINGYDAGSIGGASYLQYKTSMSVELDKQLVEAGYAVMGINAAGSGCSSGRLEFTRPQLGRHGAEAVEFAASQAWSDGKVGMVNWSYGGSSQLATAQFRPPHLRAIVPGMVLTDFRDALVPGGVPAPGFVTPLRRSMRAYWERVVAQTAREEGDAQCLAQIPRNLAAEDSNSVMHLFLSHPLRDDHMRSFDLAPHAGRVQVPVLSLEAFQDQAITPRSGYYQSRLDPDKLWSVQTNGRHDMYLAAEFQAMAVRFLDRFVKGEHNGFERDTPHTTVWMETAEAGGGSALQRRVSPKARWMVQRGPIRSDDLSVKAFHLNAGQALADAPGSGAADGFDYPGHGVAINDIAGNGFWGPLPDDWKATSLAYTSPPLGEDMMVYGPGSADLWVTASAGDADLQVTVTEVRPDGQETYVQRGWLRLSNRALDTARSTPLLPVRLERPGAPMPLLPGRPVLARVEINKMGHYFRSGSRLRIWIDTPAQTGGLVFDTFTQKQRLHVLHNARYDSVVRFGVLKDVEGPASHPECGSAILQPCRPDPLAIR from the coding sequence ATGAAGAAGTTCATCACAGCCGTTGCCACGCTCGCAGCGGCGTTCGCCTGCTCATTCGCCGCGCATGGGCAAAAGGGCGCACTGGATCCCGACACCGGCCTGCCGGCGTCCCAGCCTTTCGATTTCCCAGCGCAGGGACCGGCCGCGCAGTTCTGGGCGAAGCGCCTCACCGGCTATCTGACCACCTCCGATGGCATCAGGCTGCGCTACAGCGTGCTCCTGCCCGCGGCATCAGGCCGGTTCCCCGTCGTCCTGAGCATCAATGGCTACGACGCCGGCTCGATCGGGGGCGCATCCTATCTCCAGTACAAGACGTCGATGTCGGTCGAGCTCGACAAGCAGCTGGTCGAGGCCGGCTATGCAGTGATGGGCATCAACGCCGCGGGCAGCGGATGTTCTTCGGGCCGGCTCGAATTCACGCGGCCGCAACTCGGCCGGCACGGCGCCGAAGCCGTCGAATTCGCGGCTTCCCAGGCCTGGTCCGACGGCAAGGTCGGCATGGTCAACTGGTCCTACGGCGGCTCGTCGCAACTCGCGACCGCGCAGTTCCGGCCCCCGCATCTCCGTGCCATCGTGCCCGGCATGGTGTTGACGGACTTCCGTGACGCACTGGTGCCCGGCGGCGTGCCGGCGCCCGGCTTCGTGACACCCCTCCGGCGCTCGATGCGAGCCTATTGGGAGAGGGTGGTCGCGCAGACCGCGAGGGAAGAGGGCGACGCGCAGTGCCTGGCGCAGATACCGAGGAACCTCGCGGCCGAAGACTCCAACTCCGTGATGCACCTGTTCCTGTCGCATCCCCTGCGGGACGACCACATGAGGAGCTTCGACCTGGCGCCGCACGCCGGCCGCGTGCAGGTGCCCGTGCTGTCGCTCGAGGCCTTCCAGGACCAAGCCATCACGCCGCGCAGCGGCTACTACCAGTCGCGGCTCGACCCGGACAAGCTGTGGTCGGTGCAGACGAACGGCCGGCACGACATGTACCTGGCCGCGGAATTCCAGGCGATGGCGGTACGTTTCCTCGACCGCTTCGTGAAGGGCGAGCACAACGGGTTCGAACGCGACACCCCGCACACCACGGTGTGGATGGAAACCGCCGAAGCCGGCGGCGGCAGCGCGCTCCAGCGACGCGTTTCTCCCAAGGCGCGCTGGATGGTGCAGCGGGGGCCGATCCGCAGCGACGACCTGAGCGTCAAGGCGTTCCACCTGAACGCGGGCCAGGCCCTCGCCGATGCACCCGGCTCCGGAGCCGCCGACGGCTTCGACTACCCGGGCCATGGGGTCGCCATCAACGACATCGCGGGGAACGGCTTCTGGGGGCCGTTGCCCGACGACTGGAAAGCCACGAGTCTCGCCTACACCTCGCCGCCGCTCGGCGAAGACATGATGGTCTACGGTCCGGGCAGCGCCGACCTCTGGGTCACGGCCAGCGCAGGTGATGCGGACCTGCAGGTCACTGTCACCGAGGTTCGGCCGGACGGGCAGGAAACCTACGTGCAGCGCGGCTGGCTGCGTCTTTCGAACCGCGCGCTCGACACCGCGCGTTCGACACCGCTGCTGCCGGTGCGGCTGGAGCGGCCCGGCGCGCCGATGCCGCTGCTGCCCGGCCGGCCGGTACTCGCGCGCGTCGAGATCAACAAGATGGGCCACTACTTCCGCAGCGGCTCGCGGCTGCGGATCTGGATCGACACGCCGGCCCAGACCGGCGGCCTGGTGTTCGACACCTTCACCCAGAAGCAGCGCCTTCACGTGCTGCACAACGCCAGGTACGACTCCGTGGTTCGGTTCGGCGTGCTGAAGGACGTCGAAGGCCCGGCCAGCCATCCGGAGTGCGGCTCGGCGATCCTGCAGCCGTGCCGACCGGATCCCCTGGCAATTCGCTGA
- a CDS encoding winged helix-turn-helix domain-containing protein, with protein MLLFADLSLDQTNRGCVRGRTGLNLTSKEFDLLLTLLRRQGQIVSRATLAEEVWGSKSKVDANLIQVTVQRLRSKLDGPFAAKLLHTVYGVGYVLEDAARVSKLVS; from the coding sequence ATGCTTCTATTCGCCGACCTCAGCCTCGACCAAACCAATCGGGGGTGCGTGCGCGGGAGGACAGGCTTGAATCTCACCTCGAAGGAGTTCGACCTGCTGCTCACTCTGCTGCGCCGACAGGGCCAGATCGTCTCTCGCGCCACATTGGCCGAAGAAGTATGGGGCTCAAAGTCGAAAGTCGATGCCAACCTGATCCAGGTGACCGTCCAGCGCCTGCGCAGCAAGCTGGATGGTCCGTTCGCCGCCAAGCTGCTGCACACCGTGTACGGGGTCGGCTATGTCCTGGAAGACGCCGCTCGGGTTTCGAAATTGGTCTCATGA